The following DNA comes from Mucilaginibacter jinjuensis.
GTGAGCAGTATCACGCCGGCACCGAAAAGAATCGAGAAAAGGCTACGCATTTTTCCTTCTGCAAAGAACCAGGTTAGCCAAAGAATAATGTTATCTACACCTGCGTGCCAACCGGTAAAGGCCGGCTTAAGCAAACCGACAGGAACGTCGAATAAAAGTGAAGGCGAAGCAAAGTCATAAATGTTCAAAAGTAAAATACCCAATACCGCACCCCCCCGAAGTATGTCAAGGGAAACTACACGATATTCAGGATCGGCGGGCCCGTCTTGTGCCGGTCGTGCTCCGGGAACATTCTCATTATTGGAAATTGATTGCTGAGTAATATCGATTACAGACAAAAGTACTTTGTTTTGATTCATTTTATGTTCACTTTAAGGTTATTTCAAGAGAAACAGGCGGGCTTCTGTTTCCTTCGCGATTCTCGAAATACAAGTTATGGTGAGCGCCTGCTGAAGGCGGCTCTTATTCAAAATAGGTTGATTCAGCCAAGAGCAGTCAATTTACTTCGGACGCCCGTTGCTCTAAAAATTGTTGCCTTGGCCGATATTCCCAGGTTAAATTTATCCCCCGGAAAATCTGCCCTGTACCAGTAGATTTTTTTTGAAAAAAACAAAGAGATGATAAACATGTTTAAACAAGTTTTACGGATCAATGATCCTTTAGCTTCTTTCTTGGCGATTGACGTAGGTAGCGTAAGAGGTTAAGAACTTTTCTTAGCCAGTTCTATCATAGCCGAAAGTATATTTACATGTGCCTCGTCTTTTTCGGCACCAAAACCAATTAGCTGAAAGCGAATCACCCCGTTACCATCAATGACTAATTTAGCCGGTATGAATTGTAGATTCAGTGCGGAAAATGCCGGGTTTGTATGGGTTAAGGGGGCTTTTATATCCATATAAAGCGGCAAATGGTAGTCATTGGCCAACAGGTAGTTTTTAGCGTCCGCCAATGGCGTTGTACTGGTTTCCCTGGTATGGATAAATAAAAACTTAACCTGCGGATCGTTTTTATATTTGTTTACTGCTAATTGCATAGCTGGAAATGAGGCCTTGCAAGGAGCACACCAGGTTGCCCAAAAATCAAGAATAACCGTTTTCCCTTTAAAATCTGACAAGGAAACTTTTTTTCCCGAGCTATCGGTTACATAAAAATCCGGTGCCTTATCATTTAACATCGTCTTTGTCAGATCCTCCTCCAGTGCATTGATTAAGGAATCCTGGATACCTGCCAGATAGACTTTACCGTCCTTGCCGGGATTTAGCTTTTCATAGGAGAGCCGGAGCCGATCATTCAACTGTTCATTTGACTCGCCGGCTATAAATAATTTTCTTAGGATCGGTAATGCTTCCCGGTATTGTCCGTTCGTACTTAGGAGGTAAGCATAGGACGCAACCCCGTCGCTTACGTCATCGCCGGAACGGTCGTCATAGGCTATCTTTGCATAGCGTAGCGCCTCTTCATTATGGCCAAGTTTGATTTGAATTTTACTGTAAAGGGAGCAGAACTGGTTATACATGGCTTTATTGCCGCTGTCTGCCGGCATCGTTTCGTTACGATCCATTGCCTGCTTAACGACCTTTGCCGCTGCCGCTGCATCGTATTTTAGCAAATCATTTGCGATAATAAGCACGCTGGGATGAATTTTGATTCGGTTTAAATGCAGCAGCGACCTGACCGTATTTCGTTCCTCTGCATATTGAATGGCGATCATATTTTCCGCGCCGTCAAGGTCGCTAACGGCTATATGCGGAAAGTTTGTTTTCATTTTTGCCAGGATCTTTTCCATAGCGTCGCCATTCTTCCCATATTTAATATGAACCAACGCGTTAAAGAGCGCATAGTTGCCGTGGGGAAACCTTTTGAATAATTCGTTTTCCAGAGATTCCTTCCGGTTGAGCTGACCGGTCGCATCATAATAATGAATGACAGTTATCCAATCTTTTTCATTTTTGCTGTGCGTTAACCTATTGATCTTTTGCTGCAGAATCTTTGGATTGGATTCGTTTTTCAGTGCGTCAAAGTCTGAAGCAAGACTGGCCTGAAAATTGGCATTGCTCTGGGCAAAAACGGGGCTCAGGCCGATTATCATTAGCAGGGTAACAAAAATTATTTTCATAAAAGGTTAATGGGTTAGCTTTTTTTGTTATAAAATAGTGGTAATGGAGTAGGTATCAAATGTTTTACGGAGAAAAACTTCCAGTTCCTTACCGAATAAATTCTTGGCGACGATGACACCCCGGGGATCAATAATGAAATTGGACGGGATCTCTTCGATATGGTAAAGATTTTCGGCTGGGCCATCAAATCTTGCCTGGTCGGAGACCTGTGTCCACACCAGGTGATCCGAATTGATTGCTCTTTGCCAGTCTTTGGCCGCAGTATCCAATGAAACACCTAATAACTGCAGTCCTTTAGGGTGATAGCGGCCGTAGAGTCTGACTATGTTAGGATTTTCATGCCGGCAGGGCGGACACCAGGAAGCCCAAAAATCTACCATGACGTATTTACTTTTAAACCCAGAAAGCTTTACCTGTTCAGAAGCTATGCTTGCTGATGTAAATTCCGGCGCTTTTTGACCGATGGACACCGGCTTGACGGCTTCCATTTCTTTGACAAAAGCACGCACCGCTGGGTTGCCGTCAAAATTATGTCTGATTGCTTCTGCATAGGTGATGAGTTGTGACTCGTATTGTTTGCGGTTCAATGATAAAACCGCATAAAAACCCGCCAAAGACGTTTTGTGGCTAAGCGCAAATTCCAAAGTTTTTTCAGCAAACTTGCTGGCTGTTTTTTGATAAACCGGCGTATAGAACTTTAATAGCGAATCTTTGTTTTTATCTGGTTGCCGCAATTCGTCTTGATAGTAAACCAGCAGTTCCTGATTTTGCCCGGCATAATGATCGTTGAGGCGGTCCCATTTCTGCAACTGCAAACTTTCGGGTGAACCCTCAATCGACGTGCGATGTCCGACATCTTTAAGATTTGTTTGAAACCGAATCTGGTCGCCATTTTTAGCGATCAGGTCAAAGAGTAAACCGCCTACCCTTATTTTATAAAGATTCGGATAGATGGTCGCCCCACGAAAAATGAACTCATTATTTTCACTAAGATTAGTGGAATCTGTGATCTGAATGCCGGTACTGTCAGCCTTCAGCAGGTAAACCTTTCTCATTTTACCACTGTTTACAATCCTGCCTTTGATCGAAAATATGTCGCTGTTACTGCATGAGATCATAATCATGAAGACCGAAATACAAAGCCTAGGTTTTAATATACGTTTCATGGGAGCTATTTGATCAGTATAATTCGTGTTTATAGAGAGGTTTTTACCAATTCAATCTGTTTGATCAACTCTTCAGCACGTTGGTCGTTATTCAGTTCCGGATCGTATCCGTCCGATCTATGTTTGATTATACCTTTACTATCCAGGATGAACTCTGTAGGAATACCTGATATGCCGAAAATTTTAGAGTACTTGTTTTGCTTTCCATCTGCGCCTTTCTCATTAAATAAAACTTGGAAATTGTATTGGAGCTTTGCCATATCCTCCTTAGCCAGGCGAACATACTCTTCCGATCGTTCCTTGGTGTCGATAAACAAAAAAACTACTTTCTTATCAGACTTATAATGGGTGACCGCTTTCTGCATGACCAGAAAGTTCTCGTGACAAGGGCCACACCAGGTGGCCCAGAAATAAAGAATGACGACCTTGCCCTTAAAGGATGATAGAAACACTGTTTTACCATTGAAGTCTTTCAAACTGAAATCCGGGGCTGCCTGATTGAACGGAATGGTGTCAGCTGGCATAACAGGCGCGTGAGCTGACCTTCTAAAAAGAATTTTGGACGCCAATACAAACCCATAAAAGAAAAGATATTTCATATTGTATTTCGATTATTTAATATCTATTTGATTGAGAGACCGATTAATACAGGAAGGTTTTAACTCGGGTTTAAAAGATGCATTTATAGATAAACCACTCTGAATGCTTTACCTGAACTGATGTGTTCATTAAGAAAATTAAAAATTTGGAAGATGAAACGAGAAGATCCTGACCCGCGAGCGGTCATTGTCTTGAAAGTGATCTAAGCAAAAGCAGGGGGCCTTGTTTGGTTGCGCACCGGCCACCTTCAATACTGATAAAATAGCAAACAGATGCTTGCCAGTTGAGATTTTCATTTTTACATCAATTAACCAACGGCAATAACCACTATCAGCAGGCCGTTATATTCAGCCAAAGCTACTGGCTGATTGATGGGAAATAAGTTAATGAAGCGTTAATGAAATGTTAATGATGATCAAGTGCGATCCGGTAACAAGTGTTTATTATAGCCGGCGGCATTTTAATACACATTTATTATAAGAACCGAACAAACCATTGAACCATCTCCCGATCGCTTTAGCGCGCAGCAGGTACCGATCTAAAACGGTAGATGACAAATTCATGAATTATAAATAAGTCATTAACGATCAATTATTTCTAATAGCTTTTTGAGATCCTGTTCAGAATTGTAAAAATGGAAAGAAACTCTTATGCCCATTCCTCTGGAAGAGAAAATGATATTTTGGCCCTGCAGTTCCCTGATAATACTTGATGGCAGCATCAGATTAAAAATATTTGAATGGTCTTTACGGTTTTTTACTGCAGCTGATAATAAATCGCGATCTATGAATGCCTGCCTTGCTTTAAAAGCAACCTGACAGATTCTGTTAGCGACATTTTCAATTCCCAGATCTTGTAAATAGGTCACCGCATTAAATAACGAGCCAAAGTTTAAGGTATCAAGGTGCCCTGGTTCAAAATACAATGATAATGTATTTCGATTATTCAAAAACCCTTCGGCAGGCAGTGAAGCTCTTTTTTCATTTATATAAAGTTTTTCGCTGGCTTGTTTTGTCAATAGTACGAAACCGTTACCGTATCCACCCAACAACCATTTATAGCCGCTGGCTATCAGTACGTCAATGCCCGAATTTTCGAAG
Coding sequences within:
- a CDS encoding TlpA family protein disulfide reductase codes for the protein MKIIFVTLLMIIGLSPVFAQSNANFQASLASDFDALKNESNPKILQQKINRLTHSKNEKDWITVIHYYDATGQLNRKESLENELFKRFPHGNYALFNALVHIKYGKNGDAMEKILAKMKTNFPHIAVSDLDGAENMIAIQYAEERNTVRSLLHLNRIKIHPSVLIIANDLLKYDAAAAAKVVKQAMDRNETMPADSGNKAMYNQFCSLYSKIQIKLGHNEEALRYAKIAYDDRSGDDVSDGVASYAYLLSTNGQYREALPILRKLFIAGESNEQLNDRLRLSYEKLNPGKDGKVYLAGIQDSLINALEEDLTKTMLNDKAPDFYVTDSSGKKVSLSDFKGKTVILDFWATWCAPCKASFPAMQLAVNKYKNDPQVKFLFIHTRETSTTPLADAKNYLLANDYHLPLYMDIKAPLTHTNPAFSALNLQFIPAKLVIDGNGVIRFQLIGFGAEKDEAHVNILSAMIELAKKSS
- a CDS encoding peroxiredoxin family protein, producing MRKVYLLKADSTGIQITDSTNLSENNEFIFRGATIYPNLYKIRVGGLLFDLIAKNGDQIRFQTNLKDVGHRTSIEGSPESLQLQKWDRLNDHYAGQNQELLVYYQDELRQPDKNKDSLLKFYTPVYQKTASKFAEKTLEFALSHKTSLAGFYAVLSLNRKQYESQLITYAEAIRHNFDGNPAVRAFVKEMEAVKPVSIGQKAPEFTSASIASEQVKLSGFKSKYVMVDFWASWCPPCRHENPNIVRLYGRYHPKGLQLLGVSLDTAAKDWQRAINSDHLVWTQVSDQARFDGPAENLYHIEEIPSNFIIDPRGVIVAKNLFGKELEVFLRKTFDTYSITTIL
- a CDS encoding TlpA family protein disulfide reductase translates to MKYLFFYGFVLASKILFRRSAHAPVMPADTIPFNQAAPDFSLKDFNGKTVFLSSFKGKVVILYFWATWCGPCHENFLVMQKAVTHYKSDKKVVFLFIDTKERSEEYVRLAKEDMAKLQYNFQVLFNEKGADGKQNKYSKIFGISGIPTEFILDSKGIIKHRSDGYDPELNNDQRAEELIKQIELVKTSL